The Acomys russatus chromosome 3, mAcoRus1.1, whole genome shotgun sequence genome has a window encoding:
- the Mrps16 gene encoding 28S ribosomal protein S16, mitochondrial codes for MVHLTTVFCKAYRGGHLTIRLALGGCTNRPFYRIVAAHNKCARDGRFVEQLGSYDPLPNSNGEKLVALNLDRIRHWLGCGAQLSKPMERLLGLSGFFPLHPMMITKAERLRRKRAEVLSALQKAPSEPRETEAS; via the exons ATGGTCCACCTCA CAACCGTTTTCTGCAAAGCCTACCGCGGAGGCCACCTAACCATACGCCTTGCTTTGGGTGGCTGCACCAACCGGCCTTTTTACCGCATTGTCGCCGCTCACAACAAGTGTGCCAGGGATGGCCGCTTCGTAGAGCAGTTGGGCTCCTACGATCCACTGCCCAACAGTAACGGAGAAAAACTGGTTGCCCTAAACCTGGACCGGATCCGGCATTGGCTTGGCTGTGGGGCTCAACTCTCTAAGCCTATGGAGAGACTTCTGG GTCTTTCTGGCTTTTTCCCCCTGCATCCGATGATGATCACCAAGGCTGAGAGACTTCGGAGGAAGAGAGCGGAAGTCCTCTCAGCACTTCAGAAAGCACcgtcagagcccagagagacagaagcaagctgA
- the Dnajc9 gene encoding dnaJ homolog subfamily C member 9: MGLLELCEQVFGTTDLYRVLGVRREASDGEVRRGYRKVSLQVHPDRVDENQKEDATRRFQILGRVYAVLSDKEQRAVYDEQGTVDEDSSSLDQDRDWDAYWRLLFKKISLEDIQAFEKTYIGSEEEQNDIKQAYLDFKGDMDQIMESVLCVQYTDEPRIRNIIQQAIDAKEVPSYNAFVKESKQKMNARKRRAQEEAKEAERSRKELGLEEGVDSLKALIQSRQKDRQKEMDNFLAQMEAKYCKPSKGGKRAAVKKEKK; the protein is encoded by the exons ATGGGGCTGCTGGAGCTGTGCGAGCAGGTATTCGGTACCACCGACCTCTACCGGGTGCTGGGCGTGCGGCGCGAGGCTTCCGATGGCGAGGTACGACGTGGCTATCGCAAGGTGTCCCTGCAAGTGCACCCCGACCGTGTAGATGAGAACCAGAAAGAGGATGCCACCCGCCGCTTCCAG atcTTGGGAAGAGTCTATGCGGTGCTGAGTGACAAGGAGCAGAGAGCAGTGTATGATGAGCAGGGGACGGTGGACGAGGACTCTTCTAGCCTCGACCAAGACCGGGACTGGGATGCGTATTGGAGGTTACTCTTTAAAAAG ATATCGCTAGAGGACATTCAAGCTTTTGAAAAGACATACATAGGCTCGGAAGAAGAGCAAAATGATATTAAACAGGCCTATCTGGACTTCAAGGGTGACATGGATCAGATCATGGAGTCTGTGCTTTGTGTGCAATACACAGACGAACCCAGGATAAGAAACATTATCCAACAAGCTATCGATGCCAAAGAGGTTCCGTCCTACAATGCCTTTGTCAAAGAGTCTAAGCAAAAGATGAATGCAAGGAAAAGGAGG GCTCAGGAAGAGGCTAAAGAAGCAGAGCGGAGCAGAaaagagctggggctggaggaaggagTGGATAGCCTGAAAGCACTCATCCAG AGCAGACAAAAAGATCGgcaaaaggaaatggacaattttctggcTCAGATGGAAGCAAAATACTGCAAGCcttccaaaggagggaaaagagcggctgtcaaaaaggaaaagaaataa